The genomic interval TATATAGGTACAAAATACTAATTATGTTTCAGCAGTTGTAGGTTTTGTCCACAAAAGTTTGGGGATCAttacatctatttttttttcttatcttataAGTCACATTGAGACATTTTATAATAGGGAGAACATTCCCACTAACGTTGGGCAGGATTTGGGACGTTTGTGGCTAAAGTGCGCTTCTGGAAATGTTCACGGCATTAATGTAAAAGCTGAAAGCTTTACGGCCTGGACACGCTGCTAATCCAACCAGGGAGGCGTCTCTCTCTGCTCGATGTGGCTGTTCTGCAGAACCAAACCGAATGGGAAaccttcatttcaaaataaaagcaaaaaaaccaaaaaaaacttgGATCCAGTCATACTTATCTACATCAAAATAgccaaacattaaaacatattgaatACCATAATAGAAACTATATGTATACAACATTTTGAATGGTTATATTCACTCCCTTGTGGTATGATCTTATTTTCTGAAGGAAGCAGTGGTCTTTTATTATAGGGGAGAGCTTGACGGAGGGGCTACCCATTTCCAACTACGACATTCCTTTCCTCTGGTGAAAACTCCCCACTGCAACCTGGAGATTGTCCACGTTTACAGCATTCAGTCCTGCCCTGCTCCACAGCTGCAACCTCGGCCCTCTGCTCAACAAATCGATTCGACTCTAGGCCTTCAATTTATCTAATttgtggcttttctttttttttttattgatttgaatCCCTCTTAACTTATTTGACCTGATTCTGCAAAGATGTTTGCCTGCTGCATAGTTGTTTTCCTCCTGACTACGTGGTCCACCGTTGAGTGTAATGCCAGCCCTGTGGTGGAAGATGTAGTCGTGGACAGACACTTCATCCCCCAAGTCTGTGGAAGAGAAGCCAAAGAGGGAGATTATGTTCGCTATCACTATAACGCCACATTTGTCGgaggaaaaacatttgattcGAGGTAAGTTAGTGCGCATTTTATCTGAAATTCTGATtgcatttgtattagttttgtttctttgctttaaaAGCTAGTTTTCATGCTGCAGAAGGCATACAACTCGATGCAAAGTTTGGTTaggctttattatttttagttttgtttttttatgtaaaaaaaaaaaaaaaaaaaagctgagatTTACATATCTACATCAAATAACATACATCCTACATCCTCATAAAGTTGACCCACTAatgacattttctctctctttttttaattttttcaacctttttcgTTTCTTTCACAGCCATCAGAGAGGGGACGCCAAAGTGGGCCTGCTCGGGGAGGGCCGGCTCATCGCTGGCATTGACAAAGGTCTGCAGggcatgtgtgtgaatgagcgCAGGACCGTCACCGTCCCGCCTCACCTGGCCTATGGAAGCACCGGTGCAggtaaatgcaaaaatgtcatagaGTCAGTGGTTCTGTGGGAGCTGTTCTGTGCAGTATGTTCTAGTCATTTTCTATAAATACTGCACAACAGATTTTTCAGTGTAATCAGTAGCTCATATTTGAGATTTCAGGTTTGGCCCCCAGACCCTCAGGGGCCCCAAGAGGCTTAAGGTTGTCTATGTGGCAACTACTAAGTATATGCGTCACTAAACAACTTGTGCCTTATAGAGGGACCCtgtgtcaaaatgttattttaataccttttatattttagttgaTAATATGGTGCACGCCCATATGGAAaagatatacatacatttttactaaatgtttatatattttatctgaaacttaagataagataagataagataagataatcctttattagtcccgcagcagggaaatttgcagacttacaacagcgtagagtaaagtgcacacaagagacatagtagaagaagacaagctgaaaaatgaaaaataaaaaatgaaaaataaaataaaacaagtattataagtaATATATATGACATGGGGCCTTTTGTACGATCTTTTCCATATGGGcatccacaaacacatttgtgtcTTGTCAAATTACACAATAGTTGGTAAATATCAAACCTGGCTCTAGGCAGTTTTCTAGCAAAGACTTGTTGGTTTCTGTGCCTCTGCAGGGCAGGGGCCAACACCTCAATTCAGCCTCGGGGGCCCCCCCCTGTCTCTCATTGTTAAGCTTTTCTTTGCATCTGCAAGTGTTGAGGTCCatctgaaatgtaaaataacagcTCAATAAAAAGCAATAAGAATACGAGTTAACAGCCTACTAGGGCACAGTGCTGCTTTGAGGTAGATGgtaatattagcatgctaacaatgacaatgctaacattttGATGCTACCTAGTTATAATGATTttccatgttcaccatcttagtttgtCATGTTAGCATTCTAATATTTTCTTATAAATTGAAATTTTGGCCGGGTGACTGATCTAcatgagaagagaaaaaaagtaattggatCAACAAAGATGGTAGGCTTAATCCTCCGgcgaccatgaatgtctgtatacAAATATTTACCAATCCATTGAGTATTTGATGAGATATATCACATCCAAGTGAAAAAGTGACATGCTGGTGGCGCCTgaggaaaagtcagggtatCACCTAAGTCAACAGACCCATAGACCAATAAACATTCCCATCCTTGGAGCCATGCTACTACCATGACTAAAAACAGTACTGGTATATCATAATCCAATTATTACCATGCAGATGGGCACTTATTGGTTACTTCATCAAATACCAGTAGGCATGAATAAATTCAAGTTATGCAACCACACATTTTTAAGGGATCTTTATTCTCATTACAACATGTCCCAACGTCCTGTTTCAACTGGGGTGCTCATTCAAGGAAATACAACGATTTAAGGTGTCATTTTAAAGAGATCTTTTCTTTTACTAATTTTGATTTTTCTAAATCTTTCTTAACCACCGATGTCCTTGCTGCCTGACCTTCATCTCACTCTCATCTAACCATGTTTACAGGTGATGTGGTTCCTCCAGATGCCACCCTGGTGTTTGACATCCATCTGTTGGATCTGTGGAACAAAGCCGACCTTGTTCTCGCCAAAACCATCACCACTCCCAAAGATTGCAAACGCTCCGTGATGCGCACTGACTTTGTGCGCTACCATTTCAACGGCACTCTGCTCGACGGCACCGTCTTTGATTCCAGGTATTGTGGCTTGAACGAATGTTGTGATTAACAATTGTTTTAACAGTAGTAGCcataaaaatagtaaataaacCCCAATCTCATGCTCTGAAACAAAGCCTTGTCCGGATGACAGCtcacttgtgtgtttgtactgtttCATCCAGGTATGTTGTGTATTTGACTTTGCCCTACGTAGCTACAACAGAAAGCAGACCCATGACTCCTTAGTGGGTGAGGGTTGGCTGATTAAGGGCATGGATGAAGGCCTGATGGgcatgtgtgtgggagagatcaGACACATTGTCATCCCGCCCTTCAAAGCCTATGGAGAAAAAGGATCAGGTAAGCACAGATGATGGTGTTAGTGGATTTTGTGTTCCTGCTTAGCAACCAAACCCTGCTTCTCCAAACACCAGGGAATTAGAGACCagaggaataaaataatatcaCAAGGAATCAACTGGCAAATTCCTGATATTCCATCTTATCAATAAAATGCATACACATAGAACATCCTATTTTGGCAATGAAATGATTATTTTTGGGGGCGGGTCCCAGTTCGTTTACATGTACGAGGACGgacacataaataaacatggtTGTAAACATTGcacaatttaatataattaaaatctCTTAACAACAGGACATCATTAGGTTATTGGGTTACTTGTCCTGCATCTTGTTTTGTGTAATTGGACAAATCCTGTATCATTCTTCAACTAAAATTTGATTATATTGCTCAGGTTCTCATTTATAGTCAAGTATAGAGCCTAGCTTCCTCTACTTTCCACAAAAGCCCAGGCAAAATAGCATGATAACCCAAGATCTAACGTGGTTATATGAATCCACCAGTATCTTTGTGGAGGTCAGCACTcccccttttaaaaaataaaaaagtttcttATCTGTAAGTTTCCTTTCCAGATATATTTAACCTTTAGGGAAATTAGTTATTAGTATTTTATgttctgttaaataaataaatagatcaGATAACGATAAGCCAAGATTCAACAAGTAGTTGATAGTGTATAacataaatagattaaaatcacaaaaataaaattctgctctatataaaacatattgtctTTCATGTTAATGATGTCGGTAGGTGTGAAGTATGAAATTCTCCCCCCTCTGTCCACCAGGTACAGATATTCCCCCCCAGGCAACCCTGGTGTTCGATGTCCTGTTGGTGGACATTCATAACCCAAAGGATAATCTCACTGTTGACAACCAGGTGGTGCCTGAGTCGTGCACACGCAAATCTGTGTCTGGGGATTATGTCCGGTACCACTACAATGGTACCTACCTGAACGGAGTCACCTTTGACACCAGGTGAGCTTAGGTCAAAGATGTTTATTTCAGGCCTCAGGGTATACATTTCCTTTAAGTATAATTCTAATAAAAgccagtgttttttatttatttaactatgtGTGTTACTGTCAACAGCTACCAGAGGAACAGCACATACAACACCTACATCGGGATGGGGTATGTGATTGCAGGCATGGACCAGGCCCTCATTGGAGTCTGCattggagagaagaggagggttATCATCCCTCCACACCTGGCGTATGGAGAGCAAGGAGCAGGTAAGGTttactgaagaaaaaataaCCCATTGAATCCTTGTGAAATCgcatttatttagatttacattttgttgcttttttgccTTTTAGTGGATATACAGATATTAGATATGAGATGGATATGAAGCAAAGGGGACTGAgactgctgaaaaaaaatctttctctttctttttaatgtaaatacacaagaaaaagGGAGTTTATTGTCAGTTCTTCTGTAAATATTAGTGCTGAAACAAGCAGTTTATTGACAGAAAACTTTGCTGTTTCTACTTTATTGCATTTTACATCATTATATATTGTCTTACATTTTACAGACTAAAAGactcatgaaataaataattttgaaaGTGATCAAAAGTTAAATTTAGCCTGATAATAAgacaatattatatatgatgACAGGGAAATCAGATAAGATAACTGAGTATGGACAGAATATTCCCCAACACTGTGAGTTACTATAgatgttaaataataatgtgtgttttatccAGGTGGCGTAATCCCCCCTAATGCAGCACTGGTGTTTGACATTCACATCATCGACTTCCACAACCCCAACGACACAGTGAGCATCCAGATTACCCACAAACCTGAGGCGTGTAACGAGACTACCGCAGAGAACGACCTTGTGCGCTACCACTACAACTGCACCCTGGTGGACGGCACAAGGCTCTTTTCCTCGTAAGTCACCCGGACATCCCATGTTTTTAACACTGATATTATATAACTACTGTAATTTGTCCAATCGACTTTGTTCTCAGACACGACTACGAGGACCTTCAGGATGCAGTGCTGGGGGCCGACAAGGTGATCGACGGGCTGGACCAGGGCTTGCGTGGgatgtgtgtgggagagaagAGGGTGATAACAGTGCCACCTCACCTTGGCCACGGAGAAAAAGGGGGTGAGACTTGTAATACTCACGATATCAGTGTTGTTTTAATagactatttcatttttttttaaattgtgaatCCTGACGTTTTCAAATGCTGAACCACGAGTTTATCAAATTATTATGAAGTAAACCCATAATTAAACTGTGttctcttttgctttctctccGTCAGCCACTGGTGTGCCAGGCAGTGCTGTGTTGGTCTTTGACATTGAACTGCTGAGCTTTGAGAAGGGAGTGCCACCTGGTTACCTGTTTGTATGGCTGGAGGATAGCCCGATAGATCTGTTTGACGCCCTGGATGTCAACAAGAACGAAGCTGTTCCCCAGGAGGAGGTATGTTACTGCTGACAGTACAGCAccaacacatacattttttttttatcaagttttaCCAAGTTTCTTTATGGAATCTGTAGATTTACTGTGCAAAGATAAggtgattgttttgtttttttaaataagggaTTTACCAACAAAAGTAATCAGATGTTCTCCTTAAGTTAAAGTAACCATATCACGATGTTAAAATACTCAATTGCAAGAGGTAGTActgaattcattattttatcacagtaaaatacaatattagtattattaatattaagtaTTAGtaggaaaatgtacttaacaAATCAAGTTACTTGTTATGCAGcatatatattcattatataCATCAAAGTATTGGATTATTATCTTATAAATTAATTAGCATTTTATGGTtggtcaattttatttaaattagattattttacaAGATGAACACACATTTAGTTGTTGATGTATGTAAATCATAGTCTGCAAAATAACTATACTGCACTACACCCAGAAATGTAGTGAGGTTAAAAGTAACCTCACTACTACAATATTTCCTGCTGAAATGAAGTATGATCAAAGTATTAGGTagcatacattttaaagacgAAGTATAGTGCAACGAATGACAAAAACTTAACTTTCTATTACTCagttactttccatcactgGTTACAAATTAATGCTACAATTTAAACCTGAACTGGTGGAGACAATGATTAATAAGAAATTAAAGTTCTAACTTTGGCGCCATCTGGTGGTTATATCAAGAATGAAACGGCTGGTTGTGTCACCATTAGTATAATAGTTAGTTAAGTATAATATGGCAAAAAATATCAGAATATAGTAtcccataaaaaatgtcatagtatagtaaaaagtcataaaatatataaaagtatagtTTGTCTTACAAATGCCATAACAAAGTAATTAAAGATGCCATAAAGATGTAAacgcaacaaaaaaagaatcatcatttttgcattgcattaaaaaaattaagtgtaaaaatgtaatttaaaagtaTAAGCGTAGTATGCTATTAAATTGttgtaaataaagtcatagtttagcataaagtcagaaaaatgtcacaaaattgtttaaaaaatgtcatagtatttttgtattttgtgtgtaacTCATTTGCCAAAACAGACAAAttgcacattattattattattattattattattattattattattattaatatattttttttaaatggcaataTCATTACCATTAATTATTTTggtcaaaataataatttagtgaAAATGTTACATTGTGACAGCCCTGTATAGcatgccataaaaagtcatgaaaaatgtcagagtatagtctgtcaataaattgTGCTAGTGTTTTGACTACAGTGTTTTCCTCAGTGCCAACATCTCAAAGTATAACTCTAAACTTCTATTGATTAACCCACGGAGCACTATGACCACATCACACTGTTCATGATCagtgatgctgttttttttctcttgacaCATTTTAGTTTGGGGAGTTCATCAAGCTGCAGGTGGCGGAGGGCAAAGGTCGTATCAAGCCAGGAATGATCATGGAGCAGGTCATTACCGACATGTTCCAAAACCAGGACCGAAATAAAGATGGAGTGATCACCGCCGATGAACTCAAACTGAAGGTAGAGGAGGATAAGGAAAGAGAAGATGCGAGGCACGAGGAGTTgtgatgaaaaaacatttttgattctCTCTCAGGGATAAACCCGAACACCTTTAAAAACAAGCGAGAGACTTTTTCCATCATCATGGTTTTATTCTATCTGTACCACATTGagtcttttttaaatgacaagaaaatattgcaaagggtctttttttgtgtagttCTTTGTTGTATGATTGTTTGTCTTTGATAATTGTATTTCAGAAAACCAAACAAGCACCTTTATTTGTCCATGAAAGTcgcaattaaaatgtttgtaagaaaaagaaaatggtctCTCTTTTTGTTAAGACGTCTTCCCAACTAAAGAAATCATCAAcgttttaaagctgcactttttGTGTCCAAGATGGAGAGTCGCAACTGTTCTCAATTGCACACTTAAAGGGGAATTGCATCGATTTTAcaaatcaaagtctgtttacagaTCTTGGGAAATAGTGCTGCATAACGCATCTCCAAATTGTCTGCGGTCGgattgcattgtgggtaaggTGTAGGCTCAAAAGATTGGacttggatattttttttcaagctgtCCAAAAGGGCCAAATAAATGCCTCTTTTGTGTGataacctttaaaaacaacaataaacacatattGTCCCCAAAGGAGATGGTTTCTGGCAGcaatgtgatttaaataaaaaaggttgcAGCTCTGCATCCAGtaacagaaatgtattcataGAACAACTTCTGTCAGCAGCTTAGAAAAATACCAGGAAAACAAAACGATGAGAATCCTTTTGCATCTCTCTGTAATCAAATGAGTAACAAAGGGAAGTATGAAAGTAAATTCAAAAAGCAGGTCATTAACTTAACAGAAATATCTGATAACATCAACATTTTGTACAACTGCATATGTACTAAAAACGCATTggctgtggttgttttgtcaATGTAATGACTACCTTACTCTCATAAGACTGCACTGCAAGGAATTATCAGTAGCTTACATCgatacttttaaaaatgttaaagggataatacacatttttagaATACCATTGGAGGAATTTCTGTTGGAGACATGGGTCTTTAACAATACTAAAGGAATTCGTGGCTTAGTCATTGTTTTCCTGCAACTTGCTGGTTTTTGTTTTaggatttaaaaatgtgaactCTATCTTTGGCTAAGAAAAGCACacttacattttcatattttcttcaacAACAACTATAATAAAGAGTAACATGCAAAATGTCATGTCCTTATTTCTAGCAGCCCCAATGTTTTAGTTTCAAAGACAAAACTCTCATTAGGAACACACTCATCCAAGATTGTATGTACTGCTGTACTTGCAGTGTAGGCAAAGGTGCTATACAGTACACAGAACACACACCCGAACAGTGTCAATATAGAACAATTgggagataaagagaaacaagttgggttttatgtcttttctcacacacaagcttaatgtaaaagaaaaaagaagacagacattttgaaatgtaccCTGTGATTgtttatattgacatttttgaaatgGTTGATATGTTTTCAGAGGGAGGGCTGCTGATGCTTTACTGCATGTACTTTATGTATCTAAAACAAGACAATATGAAACCTCCCTGCTCTGAGTTCTGTTAACGTTGCACATTTCCATTCTACTGTTCCTATCAAGATATTTTGAGAATTCCctcaaacaaattaaacatcAGGAAGAAAAGACCTTTACTCAAAGCCCTGTAATGGTCTGTAAAGTTGCATAACTGGCATAAATCACAGATTCTTCTATACTAAGTTGAAATTGCATTATCTAATTTAGAGTCTTTAAAACCTTTGAACTACTTTGGAAGGGTGACTCTGATATACACTTTCAAAACACAGAGTGTAACCATAAAAGAATAACTAGGTTTGGGATGTTGTGTGATTGCCCAACATTGTAAATTGAGTGAATAAGcccatctgtgtgtatgttgttgtaAAGTTCCTTACGTAGTGTCTTAGTATAgttacaaaaaagtaatttcctaAAAGTAATGTATAGTATACCATAggaaagtaatagtatagtgtgCCATAAAacgcatagtatagtatcttttaaaacaaaatccataaaaggtcatagcatGGGAGTAtctcataaaaatgtcatgaaatattGTAAtctagtatgccataaaaaaaacaaaaacggaaTTATGTCATAAGAGTAtgctataaaaatgtcatagtatagtatgtcatataaaatgccatgaaaatgtaatagtatCGTGTCATGGTTTTGGGTTTTGTTTGGTCTGTTGACTTTTTTGCTTTAAAGCTCCCTGCCTCAGGTTTCCAGTGTCTttctttgcatttgtgtgttttcccgcctTCGTCGATTGTCTGCCCTGCTCTGATTCTTTCCCCTGTCTTTTGTCAGCAGACCTCCTGCTCAACTGCTCCCACTTCCACATTTTTCAGTCCCTATTTGTACCTCCTCTgttcctttgttctttgttggTTCATCCTACCCTAACACATGGAGATTGTTTTACTTGTTACCTACCTGCCTGTTACCTGACTGCTTTTTTGACTCGGATTTGTAAGTTCTTCATTCATTAGATAATTTACTGTACCGATCTGCCTGCCTGGTCTGTGTTTGGGTCCTTCCCCTGCTGTCTTGTCTCTAAGCATGACAGAATAGAATATCATtcaaatgtcatgaaaagttaaaatatgaaatacaaaagtTATACTATTGTATGGCATAAGTAAGTggcaaagtcatagtatagtatgtcgaaaaaagtcataaaaaagactcagcataatatgtcaaataaaCAACCGAAGACTGCTCGAACGGGATTGGTCAATATTACTCAGACTACGAACAGAACGCTTTTGGTGCAAAAATGTCTTCCCATTACCTACAGATTCTACATGTAAATGCAGAACCTGTTTGAAAAGGTTAAGTATAACTCTAAATTCATATTGACTAACCCACACAGCAAAAGTTGTATAAGGCAGATGAGGACAAGCAAAAGGAAGAGGCCAGGCACGAGGAGTTGTGATGAGAAAATGagcttttattctctttctggGATAAACccacacactttaaaacaagCAATGAGGGACTTTCTCCATACATCATCTTAGTTTGATATTTTCTGTACcacattctttttaaatgacaagaAAATAGTGCAAAGGGTGTTCCGTGTTGTGTGATTGTCTTTGATAGTTGTATTCAAGAAAACCAAACTAGCACCTTCATTTGTCCattaaagtcatattattaaactgtttctaagattttgttttttctttcaatttttttttatcccagctAAATAAATCATCTGATATCTGACAAAACTgcatctttattttgaaaaaagcgAGGTACACCAATAAATACAATGTGACAAACTGTTGGTAGCAGCtgatcatctttaaaaaaaatgtgttttcaaaaataaacctTTGATTGCAAGATGCAGAGACACAACTGTTTTCACTTGTACACTTTGAGGAATGGGGAAATTATGCAAATTTTACACATAAAAGGTCTCTTTACAGATTTTGGGAAATAGTACTGCATAACACAAATCCAAATTGTCTGCGGTCCAGTTATATTGTGGGTAGTGTAGGTGCCAGGTTTtgagaaggaagaagaatgcaTGGCATGAAAAAGGTTAGAAAGCTACATAGACATATTGGCAGTAAAGAAGATGGTGTCTGGCACCAACGTGACTTCAAACAATGTTGCACCTCTGCATCCTGCACCAGGTTTTTAAGAATTAGCATTTAAATATCTCAACTCTCTGTAATCAAATTAGTAACACGGtattagtcattttaaaaagcaggCAATTAACACAGAAATATCTGATAATGCCCAATGATGTATCCCTGCAGATGTACTAAGAAAAGATTTATGAGTTAAGATTAATATTGTCGAGAAACTATTGGATACTGGTaacttaaaaacaacatgatttgTCAATGTAATGACCTTAATGACCGTACTGTCATAATACTGCATCGGAAAAAAATACTAGTAGCATACCGAGacaatgtaaaatgtttatgttctttACTGTGATTTAGAAACGTGAACTATATCTTAAGATGAGAACAGCACACTTACAAGTAAGTCCATATCCATCTTTTCTTCAAAAACACCTAGAGTAAAGGGAAACTAACTCAATGTTAGGTCCTAATGTCCAGCACCAACAATTTTTCAGTTAAAAGACCAAACactcattaaacacacacatcccagATTGTATGTTCTATTCTTGGGAATACTGTAGCATTGTGTTTGATGCTGGCAGTAACAAGTTACATGGTTAGAATAactcagaataaaataaatagataactATTACAAAAGCTTTAAGACTGACAGCACTGTCAAGTTAGTTATACCCTGCAAGTAAACGGATGATCTGTGTGCACAGTATGTGTAGACTTGAGCAAAAGGTACTTGCAGTGTATGCAGATGTAATATAAAGTACACACAAAACAGACCTGAACAGAGTCAATATAAAAGGAGAAGATTTGCCAGATGAAgagacatttacaaaatgtgttACGTCTTTGCTCGTACACaagtttaatgtaaaaaatatttaaaataatcctCATTCTgtaaaacaacaatgtaaacattttaaagggttTATGGGCTGAAGAGAGGACTGACATTTAGAAATACACCCTGTAATTGTTTATACTGACGTATTTAGGAGGATGCTGATTGTTTTTTAGAGGGTGGGCTGCtggtactgtactgtacagtcTGTAAAGTTATAAATAACGGCATAAATCACAGATTCCTCTAGACTAAGTTGAAAAATATGAACCTAATTAAGATCTTTTAAACCTTTTGACTTTGGTAGAGCGGGTTACAATTTGATTCACAGTCAAAACACTGAGTgtgataacaacaacaacaaaagtccAGTTTTAAGTTCTGGTTTGAGGTAAGTGATGATGTGTGATTGTTCAGCATACAACATGGTGAACAAGcccatctgtgtgtatgttgtcaTAAAGCTCTTGCATCTGCTTCTTACTTGCTGTGCCTTGATGAGGTAATGTATCTGAGGATGGCGTTTGCCACGTCCATCGTCTCGTCTTGCACCAGTACTATGTCAAACGAGTTGATGTAcgactcttttctctcttccacctgagagacacaaacacagacactaaGAACCCAAATCCTGAAACTAAATGTGTTGATATAAGGAACAACACTAGATATTAGTCTCACCTTGTCGTTGAGGAAGCCGATGGTGAGGATGTTCTCGTGCTCAGACACGCCGTCGGCCATGGTCAGGTCTCCTAAAGAgtctcccagcagcagcacgtTGGGTCGGCCCTGCAGTTCTCTGAGGCCAGCCGCACGTGACAAAGCACCGTCCCTCTTGTTGAAGGTGTGGATCAGTTGGCCTTTGAAGGCTTGCAGGACCCccttattaaaaacacaatcttcAGTTCAGGTTAccagacagacacatacagagacCGGAGCTGGTGGAGTTAAATAATGTTGATCCTTGTAATGATGGATCTATGTTGCACTAAAGGTGCATTAAGTACTTTTATTGATCCGTAATAGCAACCAAGAGAGTTTGTAATACGATAtatagaacagaaataaacaaagataaacagtCTGACGAAACCTAATATTATGATGGCTTCAAATGAACTTGATGTAACTTGTTCACCTTGTTACTGTTTAGCACGCCTTGAAATCAATAAACTGATGGGAAAAACTGGTTTTGAT from Anoplopoma fimbria isolate UVic2021 breed Golden Eagle Sablefish chromosome 5, Afim_UVic_2022, whole genome shotgun sequence carries:
- the fkbp10b gene encoding peptidyl-prolyl cis-trans isomerase FKBP10, with protein sequence MFACCIVVFLLTTWSTVECNASPVVEDVVVDRHFIPQVCGREAKEGDYVRYHYNATFVGGKTFDSSHQRGDAKVGLLGEGRLIAGIDKGLQGMCVNERRTVTVPPHLAYGSTGAGDVVPPDATLVFDIHLLDLWNKADLVLAKTITTPKDCKRSVMRTDFVRYHFNGTLLDGTVFDSSYNRKQTHDSLVGEGWLIKGMDEGLMGMCVGEIRHIVIPPFKAYGEKGSGTDIPPQATLVFDVLLVDIHNPKDNLTVDNQVVPESCTRKSVSGDYVRYHYNGTYLNGVTFDTSYQRNSTYNTYIGMGYVIAGMDQALIGVCIGEKRRVIIPPHLAYGEQGAGGVIPPNAALVFDIHIIDFHNPNDTVSIQITHKPEACNETTAENDLVRYHYNCTLVDGTRLFSSHDYEDLQDAVLGADKVIDGLDQGLRGMCVGEKRVITVPPHLGHGEKGATGVPGSAVLVFDIELLSFEKGVPPGYLFVWLEDSPIDLFDALDVNKNEAVPQEEFGEFIKLQVAEGKGRIKPGMIMEQVITDMFQNQDRNKDGVITADELKLKVEEDKEREDARHEEL